The Oncorhynchus clarkii lewisi isolate Uvic-CL-2024 chromosome 20, UVic_Ocla_1.0, whole genome shotgun sequence nucleotide sequence tgagaccaaatactaaacttttgactactttaatacacataagtgaatttgccTCAATGCTTTTGGTCCACTAAAATAGGGGGACTATGtccaaaaagtgctgtaatttctaaacggttcacccgatatggatgaaaatgtgATTTGCCGCCCCCCTGCTGTCATGGCGGATGCTATTGGTGCTATATCTGAGTTTACATCTTTTCTGTCCTCGGGGTTGGTAATTTTAGAGGATTTGAATCTGGATTGGCTATCCCCAGCCACAGCTCAATTTAAGAGTATATGCATTGATTTTAATCTGACTCAATTGATCTCAAAACCCTCACGGCTAAATGTGAAAAACCTTATCTCTTCAATGATTGATTTTAATTCTTACTAATAACTATTTTTGTCTAGTGGAAGATTTGCATATGATCTCAGTGATCATTGTCCCATATATGTATTAGAGATACGAAACAGCAAAATACAAATCCTTGTTTAATTGACATGTTCTACTCTGatttagcaacaaaaaaaagagaaaataaaaaaatatgcacaTCCAACTAATCAGGTAAAGGAAAGAAGAACGTATCAATGGAATGTCCGCAACTCTAGTATAGTGATCAACTCTCCAATAGTGATTGAATCAGACGCACAACAAGGACAACGATTCGATCTGAGTTGTATCTTCGTCAGGTCATCTCTACTCAGATTTAGCCACTGTCTCCTGTATTCCTGACCCTGAGTTGGCTCTAGAAAATGTATCCTCCATATTTATTCCTCTGGCAGATAAACACAATCATTTTAAACAATTCAGAGATCGATCAAAACCTTTGGTTTTCTTCTGAATTATCTGAGCTCATTCAAAGGAGAAATCAGGTCTGGTCTGGGCCAAAGCAAGGGAAAACAGACACTGTAGTGGACTGGCAATCTTTCAGAAAATTGAGAAACAGATGTACTATATCGATTAAGAAAGCTAAATAAAGCTACTTTTTACTCCACTGGTGTCAGAAATGcagcaaaaaaaataatgtatgcaCTGCTGCGTACAAATTCATCTTCTTCCCTGCCTAAGCAAGTTCTGTCAGACTCTGGCATCATAACTGAGAATAATGGGATGTGATGCTTTTAATCATAATTTTTATCTCGACAGGCTTTTATGATGGTGCCGAAGGGGACTGCTGCCGTTTTACAGGCTTCGAACCAACtgttttattttgtgtgttttttcacattgtttgtaaatAATGTTGCAGCTACCGTAGGGAATTTGTCAGTGAGTGGGTAGCCTGCCTCTACCATCTACTATTGGCCAAcggcaatcactggagaataaacttgATGATCTCCATTCGGGACTATCTTGCCAAAGTGTAATACTTTTATGTTtcacgagtcgtggctgaacgacaataCGGATAATATACTGTTGGCTGGGTTTTGCGTgcatcagcaggacagaacagctttGTCTGGTAAGATGagaggtgggggtgtgtgtctatttgtcaataacagctgttgtgtgatgtctaatattaaggaagtcttgaggtattgcttgcctgtggtagagtacctcatgataaactgtagaccacactatctaccaagagagttttcatagATATAGCCGTCTACTTACCACCaaaaaccgatgctggcactaagaccgcactcaacaagtTGTATAAGTCCATAAGCAAACaaaaaaatgctcatccagaagcggcactcctaaTGGACAGGGgcctttaatgcaggcaaacttaaatccaatGTACCTAATCtgtaccagcatgtcacatgtgcaaccaaaaaaataaataataataataattctagaCCACCCTCactccacacagagacgcatacaaaactctccctcaaactccatttggcaaatctgaccataattatatcctcctgattcctgctcacaagcaaagactaaagcaggaagtactacTAACTCGCTCATtacaaaagtggtcagatgacgcagatgccaCGCaaaaggactgttttgctagcacagattggaatatcTTTCGGGATTCATCAAATGGCATTGAGGattataccacctcagtcaccggcttcatcaataagtgtatcgacaacgtcgtccccacagtgtacatatcccaaccagaagccatggatttacaggcaacatccgcaccgagctaaaggctagagctgccgctttcaaggagcgggacactaatcctttaaacaggtcaacattcacaaagccgtggggccagactgattaccaggacgtgtactcagagcatgcacggaccatctggcaagtgtcttcactgacattttcaacctctccctgactgagtctgtaatacctacatgtttcaagcagaccaccatagtccctgtgccgaagaaagcgaaggtaacctgtctaaatgactttcgccctgtagcactcacatcagtagccatgaagtgctttgaaaggctgatcatcaacaccatcctcccggaaaccctagacccactccaatttgcataccgccccaacagatccacagatgacgcaatcgcactccacactctttcccacctggacaaagaattaacacctatgtaagaatgatgttcattgactacagctcagggcctcaacaccatagtgcccacaaagctcatcactaagctaaggaccctgggactaaaacacctccctctgtaactggatcctggacttactgacaggccgccccccaggtgataagggtaggcagcaaaacatctgccacgctgatcctcaacacggaggccactcagaggtgcgtgcttagtcccctcctgtactccctgttcacccacgaccgcgtggccaagcacgactccaacaccatcatcattcattttgctgacaacacaacagtgttaggcctgatcaccgacaacgatgagacagtctataggaaggaggtcagagacctggcagtgtgttgtcctggcaccaaccGCTCcatcaacgtgagcaagacaaatacTATTTCTAAACTCTTTCCCAGCTAAAATGTCCTTGATTAATTCTCAGCTACGATCTTATCTTTGAAATGTATATCAGTTGGGgtttgagtgtgcaaagctgtcatcaaggtaaagggtggctactttgaagaatataaaatatatttggatttgtttaacagcttgttggttactacatgattccatgtgtgctatttcatacttttgatgtcttcacataTCTTTCATCTCTCGGTTTCcacattttccttcaattcgcaagaggctgaatgtatcttaCATTAGAAATCATCAGTGTAGGCCATTGCTCCAATGCTGTCTGGTCcacgagtatgacattgttgcagcccgtagcattgaaggcaagggaagccagtgagcatCTGGCCTCCCTCGACAAAAAAAGTATTTCTTTTAAATCCAATGAGCTAAACTGATCGAGCTCAACCGTgaaccaaaaaaaaagtgtcaagggaagccagcttggatttggcgtcactcctatcaaatcccattgagAGCATACGTCACTGACAGAAAAACTAGAATTGTTACATCTAGTTGTAactaacgttgcccatgaatggaagttaggctagtaaGCAAGCATTTTagtcaggtagcctaggacaacaaaaaataatggtgtgtactgcactgtatgacagagtgataagaccatttcatcaacatgaaagagaggagggcattggcgtttctctacaagggtgagtcaacatgtttttctacttgcacaaacacgcatccacacacacacagaaccatggacagccacatcatatttagcttacattgattggactaaattgtttttggtatcttttagttgtcactgtattagactaagcaaaGGCGATTTGATGAAGTTGAAATGGTACTGGATTAGTGGAGGCAGcccctgttttctttgtgacttgccgtaactctctgtggttcgaAATCAGTAGATGTTTAGTGGTCCGAAAAATTTCAGAAACATTAATTTGCTTGACCAAGCTGTAgataggtcatgtaactgttactGGACATGATATGTGCTTTGTGaacttcactggacagaggttgctatccggttttgtgataaaacaaaggtgtggttgaatttctTCTGCCACTGTCTTCAGGCCTAAATATCACTGTTGCGAGACATATGAATGAACAAGATAAATCATAGAGCAAACaaagcaattatcacaacacataggttgtagtatggctttttctgtgtgggggggggggggggggggggggcttggcttCCCCATTGATTTTACCCACTCACTGCTACTGCTGGCCATCTGAATAAATAAGTTGATGAGTTAAGAAGCTGAGAATAAAAATGTGCTTCATCTATTGAAATAGGTATTGCCTCTCGCTAAATAGTAGAAAGCAGACTATTCAGTCAACGTTCCTATAGGTCCTAGACTATGGCGACAATATATAGAGGAACCAGACTAATTAAAATAATTGTATGTATTGTAGGTAGACCATGACTgacctcacactccagtacagtagatgGCGGTGTATGCGATCCGCAAACCCAATctcaaagaagaagaaactagcAGCGACACAGAACTACACGGGTAACATTGTAGCTAGCATTTTTAAACCTAATGATTAGCCCACTAGTAGCATATTAACGTTACTTTGTAACAAAGTTCCAATCTTTTGCAGGAGCACGACAGAGCTGCGTTAAGATTAATTAAACATTTGAAAATGTTGAGCAGTGTTTCTCTACGGGCGCAGATCGCTTCCATCATAGAGGTACTTTCTAAAGCTGCGGTTGCAGAAATTAGCAAAGTAGTCGACGATGGTATAGTTGTGTTACGTGTGGAAATGTGTCAACGGGAAAATGAAATCAACGTCCTGAAAAATAATGTACAACAACTTGACAGCGAGCTTCGAAGAGCTCGAACTCGTGGGATTCAGGCTCGAAGACGCATTCATCATGGTCGATCAGTCGCTGCTGCGAATCTTGGGAGAGGAGGTGGGTACGACGACGTACTATTAGCAGCAACTCTACTATCAATCAATAGTTAGCCATACGTAACTGTGCACGTAACATTGGTCAGCTACCAATAGCACGATTTCAGGTAAACAATGTAGGTTTATTTAATCGGCCAACTCACGTTCACATTGAACCAAAATCTGGATTTACATTATCCTTTAACCCAGGACGCAGCCATTCAACTTGCCATTCAATTTGCCATTCACCAGTTTTTCAAGATTAGTAATGTAAAAATACGAACGGTACTTAATAACGAATGTAGTTTAATGTCGTTACAGACGGTATGTACTTCTAAAAAAGCTCCAAATAAAAAGTTACATGCACCGAAAAAAATCGTCTTTAAAGAATTGAAGTATTGTTTTTGACCAAGTGCGCATGCACCTCCTGCAATATGTGTAATGGAATTAATATACACTAAATAAAGCCTATCTTTATGTACCATCACTGTAAAAGCGTGCACTATTGTCTacttacattacattatattattgcATTCCGTGTTGCGCCGGTGAAACCGATTGATATGATCATACACTGTTGTAAGGGGATAAAGCAGAGATCTCTATATAATTACGAGATGCGCATATctctgccctaacaatgggagtcgttgtcccaaaggcgggaaggcaaGGGACGGGCTTAGGTCAACAAAAAAGCTTAGGTCAAAATAACGCATTGGGTTTTTTTTGGGGTGAGTGAAACTTCTTGTTTCGCTGCTGCCTCTCAGGATAAAATCAATTACCTCTTCCTGCAGATGAGTGATAGGGGCGGaaacctagcggttaagagctctagataagagtgtctgctaaaatgtaagTTATTCTGGCTTGGACAAGGCTAGTGATGGTGTGATTGTGAAGTCATGTCATTATTACATACGTTACACCCTTCTTTGACGCAACCCCTCAGAAACTAGGGTTGATTAAATTGAATGTTGTAATATTTGACATTGACAATATATTGTAAAGTGCAAGAGCCTTACATTTACAAATCCAAACTGCAGTTTTACCAATTATGCAGTATCAATATGGTGCAAatccattttttttatacatgtgccgaatacaacaggtttgtaacgtgaaatgcttacttacaagcccttaaccaacaatgcagttttcagaaaatatttactaaataaattaaagtaaaaaagtaacacaaaatcacaataacgaggctatatacagggggtaccggtaccgagtcaatgtgtgggggtacaggttagttgaggtaattgaggtaaagtTAATATTATGTCTGGTAAGCACTGGGCAGGtcgcagctgggtttccctttgtagtctgtaaaagTTTGCAAGCCATGCCACATCTGACAAGCATCAGAGTCGGTGTAGAAGGATTCAATCTTTGTCctttattgatgctttgcctgtttgatggctcgtcggagggcatagtgggatttcttataatcaTTCGGGTTAGTGTCCCgaaccttgaaagtggcagctcttgcctttagctcggtgcggatgttgcctgtaatccatgatttctggttgggatatgtacgtacggtcactgtggggacggtcaacgatgcatttattgatgaagccggtgactgaggtggtatactactcaatgccatcggacgaatcccagaacatattccagtctgtgctagcaaaacagtcctgtcagtagcatccacgtcatctgaccacttcttaaTGAAAAAACGAAGCCATATTTTTCAGACATAACATTATTTAATGAGAATGCGACTAATATCGTAAACAAATAAGCAAAAAAAATTGCACAGTCTGGAATTATCTAGTCATTAACTGCGCTAAAATGACTATATCGCAATATTTGGAGTAGCATATCATAGAAGAGGTCTCCCATTGCCCAACCCTAACAGACACGGCTCCATTTGGATTATTATTAAAACAAACAATGAAGGATTTTGATGACATGCAATACTTCTTCATTTCCACAGGGCCAGGTAAAAGCGCTACTACTTGTGTAGGGAGGACCTCGCTTGAGAAACTGCAGTCTGGGGAAGATGGTAATGAAAGGGATGAAGAAGACATTCAACGTGCAAATGAGACTCAGGTGAAAACTGAGCCAGGAGTGGAGCTGGAACAAGCAAAGCAAAGTACAGGGAGAAAGGACAAAGGTCGTCTGGATGCTGAACTGTCAATGTATGACAGAGACAGCCCGCAGTGGATGTCCAGTTCACAAGCAGACAATGATATGGAGATGAGCCATTCAGAATATTTGAATAGTTCAGGGCAAAACTCCCAGTGTCTCCCTGATCACTCTTCTGTACCTCCTGGAAAGGCGGAAGCGTCATGCAGCGGTGTTTCGTTTCCAGGTAAACCATATTTTGATGTAAGAGAGGATATGATTTCACAGCTCAGACAGCCACAACATTATCGGCAGTCAGACATACTCAAGAGAACAAGTGACGGCACAGTACAGTCAAACCCAGACCCTAGAAGTGTATTGGGCTTTGGCTCAAATTATAATACTGCAAGGAGAGCGAGGACCAAGCGATTTTGCCAGGTTAAGAAACACTTCATTTGCACactgtgtggaaagagttttgaaCGTTACGGCCATCTTGAAAGACATCTGCGAATTCATACGGGTGAGAAACCATACAGCTGTGACCTATGTGGAAGATGTTTCAACCAGAAGAGTAGCCTCAAAGGGCATCTGAAGACTCACAGAGGTAAGAGATTAGAGTCACTATGTAAACAGTACATTGGTTGTAGATCACAGGAAATTCCATGGCTGCgtaccaaatgacaccctattccctatattgtgtagagcccatagggctctggtcaaaagtagtgcattatataggtaATTGGGTACAATTTGGAACACTCACAAGATAATAACACCAATATTGGTTAAGCAATTCCCTGCCtcattattttattaatcaaATGTAATATTCCCACACAGTATCGATAGACGGAGAAGCTAACAACGAGGAGATGCCTCCCCTGGATAGAAGTCAGTCTGAGGAAGAGCAATGCAACAAAAATAATGAAGTGGTCCAAACTCCTGAGATACCTGTGAAGTCGGAGCCAGAGGAGCAGAAGGATGCATCCCAGACACTGAATCATAAAGGAGAAGAACAgactgcaggaaatgcagaagaaCTGGCTGCTAACTTGTcgttgtgtgagagagggagccAGTCGTGGATGTCCGGTTCACAAGCAGACCATGATATTGAGACAAGCAATTCAGAATATTTCAGCAGTTCTGGTCACAAGTCACAGTGTATCCCTGACCACTCAGCTTTAAATCATGTCCCAGGAAGGGTGGAAGCGTCGTGCAGCAGTGCTTCATTTCCAGGAAAACCATATGTTGATGTCAGAGAGGATATGATTTTGCAGCTCAGACAGCAACATTATGGACCTTCAGACACACTCCTGATAGAAAGTGACGGCACAGTACAGTCAGACTCACAGGGCATGGAAGGGGTTACACTGAACCATAGCCCTATCTTCTCTAGTTTTCCAAGGAAAGTGAGAACCTTCCAAGGAGTCACCAAGGACAAGAAGTGCTTCTTCTGTTCATTCTGTGGGAAGGTCTTTGAGCGGGTTGGTCATCTGGAAAGGCACCAGCGAATTCATACGGGTGAGAAACCGTACAGATGTGAAATATGCGGAAGGTGTTTCAACCAGAAGAGCAGCCTCAAAGGACATCTGAAGACTCACAGAGGTAAGAGACAAAAATCATGTTGATGTTTTTCATACATGAAAAATTTAAATATTTTAATTGTTCTACGGTtccatcctaaatggcaccctattccctttatagtgtactacttttgaccttgGCCCATGGGGCTCtgatcaaagtagtgcactacatacagaataaggtgtcatttgggacagatACTAAATGTTTTCCTGGTCTCTTTCAGTGGTTTAGGGTGAAGTTTAACAGCTAATGTTAGATTTCTATTTTGATGTTATAATCAATGCTAAAATATTTGGTACTCTTGTTTTGTCAAGCAGATGGTGTTGAAATGCTAACGGAACAACCTCAACTTGATAAGAAGCCTGATGTCCATCCTAGACCCTCAGAGaacccagaggaacagagggctCAGGCCTCACTTGCTGAAGAACTGCCTAGCTCTggggacagtgaagatgaggaggggggaaggggacaggggttAGTAGTGAAAGCGGAGCGAGAGAAGGAGTTTAAAGCCCAGACAATCAATCTGTCTGGACATCAACACCAACAAAGCACAGAGCGACCAGGTTATCAGGATGACCCAGAGTATGTCATGGATGAGAGGGAGCGTCAGCTGTGTAGATCTTTTACAGCAGAGAGGCACAATGATAACGAGTCTGCATCTGTACATCCAGGTTGCTCCTTCGAAGGTATAAAGCAGCAGAAGTCCCATCCAGATTCGCCCAGTGTCCAATACAATCACCGTCTCTTTGATGGAATGCACCACCACCACGGGTTCTATTCGTCAGCTTCTAGAGAGGTGGAACTTGAACACTTGTCTTTTCAGGATGAGAAAAACAAGTTGGAAATGATTGAGCAAGAGCAGTATGCAGGAATGGCTCTACATGCAAGGAACCGAGAGGATGGCAATGGGACAATACTACCCAGGTTTCAGGACCGGGTATCACTACCTGTGGTGAAGGAAACGGCAATGAGAGAGTACATCACAGAACCAAACAGTAAAGAAGGCATTTTATTTGCCCTTGGTATAGATGGTTTTGACAGCACAGAGGGCAGCAGTGCCACCACAGACAACACAAGAAATAGATGTTTCATATGCTCCAtttgtggaaagagttttgaTCGCCATAGTCATTTTGAAAGACACCAGCGCACTCATACTGGTGAGAAACCCTACTGCTGTGAGATATGTGGTAAGAGTTTCACTCAGAAGAGCAGCCTGAAAGCTCATCAGAGACTTCATACAGGGTAGTTAACCAAAGGCCAGATGGGCTTAATCAAAATTCAATCAATACTAGTGTTGTAAAATGAGAATTGGACATATGGCTGCTATTGGTAATAACTCGGTGTTACAACAATTTGGAAGTCCAACTATATTGTGTTGATAAGACTTATGTTTGTTTTATATGGTTGTTTCCACTACACTTGATTAAATGGAATATTTGAGTAGTGCTTAGTTTGTTGTCATCAGGTATCTCCAATAATGTGTAAAAAAGGTTAAAGAAAAACTTTGAATAATGATTTTTTTTCCTCTTtctacatcaaacatatggataATTTATCCAATGAATAGGGTTACGTAACATTTTTTCTGAGAAGACCTTGATGGTAAGTTTGTCTACTACTCAATGAATGAGTTGTTCAAATTTAGTTTTCTTTACTCAAGCTACCAAAAACAGGAAAATCAGCCTAGTTTGAGTAAAATGTGGTTATTTTTCTgcttgtatatattttttcaagtAAATGTAAAATGGTGAATGTCTCAATCTTGTGGGTTCACTGTTTTACTTGtcagtaaaaataaaatgttttataagAGGTTTCCTATTTTTTGCCATTCCAACTTGTGTTCACTTTTCTAGTATTTTCATTTACTAAAACTTGATGCGGAAGTAGTTTATTTTGCAGACAGATTTAAATTTTGGTTGATGGGTCCATGGTTGATGTAGCTAGCTTTTAGAATTAAAATTCACACTCATAGACTTAACTTTGActcgtttttttttgtttgtttcttaaCAACTCTCAAATTGTCTACCTGTATCACCCTTCATACACAACTAACCTCGCTCGTGGAGGTTTTAGCCAAAGCAGTGGTGGAAGAAATTGTCAAACTTATCGATGAAAACTGTATTACATTTTGAAATATCTCGGAACCAAAATGAAATGCTGAGGAGAAAATTGCTACTGATGGAAAATGAGCTGAAGATTGCGAGGATTCCATGACAAACTGGGGAGTACCTTACCAAATCTTGTGTGCACAACGTTAAGAGCGCCAAAGCGCACAGGTAGCTAGGCCTATTGCTCTTTGTAGATAAGGCTATTCTAAATAATACCAAAGTATTTGTGTTCATGTGTGTTAAAGGAAAACACTGCAGTTAACATATGAGATATAgcgatatatactgaacaaaaatgcaacatgcaacaatttcaaagattttactgagttacagttcatttaaggaaatcagtcaatttaaataaataaatgaggccctagtctatggattttacatgaatgggaatacagatgcatcggttggtcacagatacgtcaaaacaaaaaaaaatgttttggcttggatcagaaaaccagtcggtatctggtgtgaccactatttgcctcatgcacGCAGCAcatctttgcatagagttgatcaggctgttgattgtggaatgttgtcccactcttcaatggctgtgtgaagttgctggatattggcaggaactggaatacgctgtcgtacacgtcaatccagagcatcccaaacatgcttaatgggcgacatgtctgagtatgcaggccactaATGACAAGGAGCAGAAACATTGCTTGGGGGGGGTTCTAcgaagatatacagttgaagtttacatacgccttagccaaatacatttaaactcagtttttcacaattcctgacatttaatcctagtaaaacgtccctgtcttaagtcagttaggatcaccactttattttaagaatgtgaaatgtcagaataatagtagagagagtgatttatttcagcttttatttatttcatcacattcccagtgggtcagaagtttacataatgaattagtatttggtaacattgccttaaaattgtttaacttgggtcaaatgtttcgggtagccttccacaagcttcccacaatatgttgggtgaatttaggcccattcctccagacagagctggtgtaaatgagtcaggtttcgAGACCTCCTTGCTcaaacacgctttttcagttctgcccacaaatgttctataggattgaggtcaaggctttgtgatgaccactccaataccttgacttcgttgtcgttaagccattttgccacaactttggaaatatgcttggggtcattg carries:
- the LOC139377431 gene encoding zinc finger protein 420-like — protein: MLSSVSLRAQIASIIEVLSKAAVAEISKVVDDGIVVLRVEMCQRENEINVLKNNVQQLDSELRRARTRGIQARRRIHHGRSVAAANLGRGGPGKSATTCVGRTSLEKLQSGEDGNERDEEDIQRANETQVKTEPGVELEQAKQSTGRKDKGRLDAELSMYDRDSPQWMSSSQADNDMEMSHSEYLNSSGQNSQCLPDHSSVPPGKAEASCSGVSFPGKPYFDVREDMISQLRQPQHYRQSDILKRTSDGTVQSNPDPRSVLGFGSNYNTARRARTKRFCQVKKHFICTLCGKSFERYGHLERHLRIHTGEKPYSCDLCGRCFNQKSSLKGHLKTHRVSIDGEANNEEMPPLDRSQSEEEQCNKNNEVVQTPEIPVKSEPEEQKDASQTLNHKGEEQTAGNAEELAANLSLCERGSQSWMSGSQADHDIETSNSEYFSSSGHKSQCIPDHSALNHVPGRVEASCSSASFPGKPYVDVREDMILQLRQQHYGPSDTLLIESDGTVQSDSQGMEGVTLNHSPIFSSFPRKVRTFQGVTKDKKCFFCSFCGKVFERVGHLERHQRIHTGEKPYRCEICGRCFNQKSSLKGHLKTHRDGVEMLTEQPQLDKKPDVHPRPSENPEEQRAQASLAEELPSSGDSEDEEGGRGQGLVVKAEREKEFKAQTINLSGHQHQQSTERPGYQDDPEYVMDERERQLCRSFTAERHNDNESASVHPGCSFEGIKQQKSHPDSPSVQYNHRLFDGMHHHHGFYSSASREVELEHLSFQDEKNKLEMIEQEQYAGMALHARNREDGNGTILPRFQDRVSLPVVKETAMREYITEPNSKEGILFALGIDGFDSTEGSSATTDNTRNRCFICSICGKSFDRHSHFERHQRTHTGEKPYCCEICGKSFTQKSSLKAHQRLHTG